The following are encoded in a window of Roseivirga misakiensis genomic DNA:
- a CDS encoding FG-GAP repeat domain-containing protein — protein sequence MILCTCLFFSCGSNETAEVKPKENDAQAEPPVFSEVSFALSGIRFINTIREDETHNFFNYNYIYNGSGLAVADFNNDDLEDVYFVSNQFGAKLFLNKGGLKFQNLTDSAGVGAAQGWKNGVTIVDVNDDGFDDIYVSRSGRYEKASDRTNLLYVNNGDLTFTEQAAKYGLDDPGYGVQAYFFDFDRDGDLDMYQVNHRIDFENKNTINMLSRVDATADKYARDRLYENNGGKYRDISDKAGIVNNAWGLSAVLGDFNEDGWDDIYVANDYLMPDYLYINNGDGTFKESIGDHFNHISFYSMGSDWADIDNTGHLDLFTLDMAPEDHVRSKRLMASMSNDVFWTMVDQGYQHQYMINTLQYNHGKGNFSEVSQLSGISKTDWSWTALFGDYDADGLKDLFVTNGIRKDITDNDAMTATDKLASSGNLKLGQVLDLLPSAKLQNPIFKNQGALKFERSNDDWGMRKAYNSNGAVFADLDNDGDLEIVTNNMDLNSALYKNLTVENTGRKLNKVELIGPKGNRNALGTTLRIVLADGSERLEKIRGSRGYLSNSDPSLFIPTDEKIQEIVVTWPTGEQSVVKSPNLAEKLVIDYNKADLTNMRPTKEANTYFAKTEEPVISFQHEENEFDDFIAEILLPHRQSEHGPFMSKADVNGDGLDDVFIGGAKDQASALYVQQANGKFKTVSQATFNADKRHEDMNSTFFDADGDSDLDLYVVSGSGEVYNNQNGLLRDRLYLNDGDGNFTKAPQETLPNDQLAGSKAIPSDLDGDGDMDLVVLNRNVPGKYPSGPRSHIYLNEGGRFVNATKKVSSDFYESSDMLVDGTFADLDGNGHDDLIVVGEWTAPKIFMNDGESLEAASVPFDDLKGWWNRIVPTDIDNDGDIDFVLGNVGLNNKYHPTPKSPLYLFYNDFDDNGLGDIVLSKSNGKELLPVRGRECSSQQMPFILQKFDNYEKFANADLTAIYTEERLEESLKLEVNNFASGVLVNNGAMDFEFKPLPNLAQFGAVKDILLRDINADGLIDLVTAGNFYGAEVETVRYDGNMGSIAINKGNANFEVLSQEEAGLYLKSDVRDLEVVTIQNEEYLVVASNNSELKTFKVTKRP from the coding sequence GTGATTCTATGTACCTGCCTGTTTTTCTCTTGCGGATCGAACGAAACCGCGGAAGTAAAACCTAAAGAAAACGATGCTCAAGCTGAGCCTCCGGTTTTTAGCGAAGTGTCCTTTGCGCTGTCTGGTATTCGGTTCATCAATACCATTCGAGAAGATGAAACCCATAATTTTTTCAACTACAACTACATATATAATGGCTCAGGGTTAGCTGTCGCAGATTTCAATAATGATGACTTGGAAGATGTATACTTTGTGTCCAATCAATTTGGGGCAAAACTCTTCTTGAATAAAGGCGGATTAAAATTTCAAAACCTGACGGATAGTGCCGGTGTAGGGGCTGCGCAAGGCTGGAAAAATGGAGTCACCATTGTAGATGTTAACGATGACGGCTTTGACGATATCTACGTTTCTAGATCTGGCAGATATGAAAAAGCATCAGATAGAACCAATCTACTTTATGTAAACAATGGTGATTTAACGTTTACCGAACAAGCGGCTAAATACGGTTTAGATGATCCAGGTTACGGTGTTCAAGCCTATTTCTTTGATTTCGATCGGGATGGCGATTTAGATATGTATCAGGTCAACCACCGAATTGATTTCGAAAATAAGAATACGATTAACATGCTGAGTCGGGTAGATGCAACAGCCGATAAGTATGCACGAGACAGGCTCTATGAGAATAATGGTGGAAAATATAGAGACATTTCCGATAAAGCGGGGATAGTAAACAATGCCTGGGGACTGAGTGCTGTATTAGGTGATTTCAATGAAGATGGATGGGATGATATCTACGTGGCGAATGATTATTTAATGCCAGATTACTTATACATCAACAACGGAGATGGCACTTTTAAAGAATCGATTGGCGATCATTTCAACCACATCTCTTTCTATAGTATGGGAAGTGATTGGGCTGATATAGACAACACAGGTCATTTAGACCTATTTACGCTAGATATGGCACCTGAAGATCATGTACGCTCAAAAAGACTAATGGCTTCAATGAGCAATGATGTTTTCTGGACCATGGTAGATCAAGGCTATCAGCATCAATACATGATCAACACCTTGCAATACAATCATGGTAAAGGGAATTTTAGTGAAGTATCTCAGCTATCTGGTATCTCTAAAACAGATTGGAGTTGGACGGCGCTCTTCGGTGATTATGATGCAGATGGCTTAAAAGACCTTTTCGTGACCAACGGAATTCGCAAAGACATAACGGATAACGATGCTATGACGGCTACCGACAAATTAGCATCATCGGGTAACCTTAAATTAGGGCAAGTCCTCGATTTGTTGCCAAGTGCCAAACTTCAAAACCCAATTTTCAAAAATCAAGGCGCTTTAAAATTCGAGCGATCCAATGATGATTGGGGTATGAGAAAAGCCTATAACTCAAATGGGGCAGTATTTGCCGATCTCGATAACGATGGGGATTTAGAGATTGTGACTAACAATATGGACTTGAACAGTGCCCTGTATAAAAATCTAACGGTAGAAAATACAGGACGAAAACTGAATAAAGTTGAGTTAATTGGCCCTAAGGGTAATAGAAATGCGCTAGGGACCACACTTAGAATAGTTTTAGCGGATGGCAGTGAAAGGCTTGAAAAAATTAGAGGGAGCAGAGGTTACTTGTCGAATTCGGATCCAAGTCTTTTTATTCCCACCGATGAAAAGATTCAAGAGATTGTCGTCACTTGGCCAACTGGCGAGCAGTCAGTCGTGAAATCACCGAATTTAGCCGAAAAGTTAGTGATTGACTATAATAAGGCTGATTTGACTAATATGAGGCCAACAAAAGAGGCCAATACCTACTTTGCGAAAACGGAAGAACCAGTTATTTCATTCCAGCATGAAGAAAATGAGTTTGACGACTTTATAGCCGAAATTCTATTACCACATAGGCAATCTGAACATGGCCCTTTTATGTCTAAGGCCGACGTAAATGGAGACGGACTCGACGATGTTTTTATAGGAGGAGCAAAGGATCAAGCATCAGCGCTTTACGTGCAACAAGCCAACGGTAAGTTTAAAACGGTATCTCAAGCTACTTTTAATGCTGATAAGCGACATGAGGATATGAATTCCACATTTTTTGATGCAGATGGAGACAGCGATCTTGATTTGTATGTGGTCAGTGGTAGTGGTGAAGTCTATAATAACCAAAATGGGCTTTTGAGAGATAGACTTTATTTGAATGACGGTGATGGGAACTTTACAAAAGCACCGCAAGAAACGCTTCCAAATGATCAATTAGCAGGGAGTAAAGCTATTCCTTCCGATCTAGATGGTGATGGCGATATGGATTTAGTAGTCCTCAATCGAAATGTCCCAGGAAAGTATCCTTCAGGACCAAGAAGCCATATTTATTTGAATGAAGGCGGAAGGTTTGTAAACGCTACCAAAAAAGTCTCGTCGGATTTCTATGAGTCTTCAGACATGTTAGTGGATGGAACCTTCGCTGATTTAGATGGTAATGGACACGATGACTTGATCGTCGTAGGAGAGTGGACCGCACCGAAGATTTTTATGAACGATGGTGAATCTCTCGAAGCGGCATCAGTACCGTTTGATGACTTAAAAGGGTGGTGGAATAGAATAGTACCGACGGATATTGATAATGATGGAGATATTGATTTTGTGCTTGGCAATGTAGGGCTAAATAATAAGTATCATCCTACGCCAAAGTCTCCCTTGTACCTGTTTTATAATGATTTTGATGATAATGGTTTAGGCGATATTGTTCTTTCTAAAAGTAACGGAAAAGAGCTCTTACCAGTAAGAGGAAGAGAATGTAGTTCGCAACAGATGCCTTTTATCCTTCAGAAATTCGACAACTATGAAAAGTTCGCGAATGCCGATCTTACAGCAATTTATACTGAGGAAAGGCTTGAAGAATCCTTAAAACTTGAGGTGAATAATTTCGCTTCTGGTGTATTGGTAAATAACGGCGCTATGGACTTTGAATTTAAGCCTTTGCCGAATTTGGCACAGTTCGGCGCTGTCAAAGACATATTGCTAAGAGATATCAATGCCGATGGATTGATTGACTTAGTGACTGCCGGTAATTTCTATGGGGCCGAAGTCGAAACCGTTCGTTATGATGGAAATATGGGCTCAATTGCCATTAATAAGGGCAATGCCAACTTCGAGGTTTTAAGTCAAGAAGAGGCAGGCCTTTATTTAAAATCAGATGTTAGAGACTTGGAGGTGGTTACAATTCAAAACGAAGAATACCTTGTGGTAGCTTCAAACAACAGTGAATTGAAAACCTTTAAAGTCACCAAGCGACCCTAA
- a CDS encoding MATE family efflux transporter: MTQLSSNRFIRFWQYLKMAISGKQEDFTTGSIRKAIFMLSIPMILEMLMESTFALVDIIFVSRISVNAVATVGLTESVITLLYAVAIGLSMAATAVVARRIGEKDKEGAAKASVQAIFLGALVAIILGILGIIYPKEILGLMGGEAALIEEGYGYTRILLGGNITIMMLFLINAIFRGAGDASVAMWMLVISNGLNIILDPIFIFGLGPIPAYGVEGAAIATTIGRGVAVTGQFMILFFGWGRIKIGVRDFVLNLAVMWNLIKVSLGGIGQFLIGTSSWVFLMRIMSEFGSDVLAGYTISIRVMMFTLMPAWGMSNAAATLVGQNLGAKKPDRAEVSVWKTGKYNAIFMVIISLFYLFFAEYIIGLFSDVEEVVQNGALSLQIIAAGYVFYAYGMVVTQSFNGAGDTKTPTVINFFCFWVFQLPFAYLAAITLDWGPIGVFTAITLAEILIATVSIILFKKGKWKTIQV; the protein is encoded by the coding sequence ATGACACAATTGTCAAGTAATAGATTTATTAGGTTTTGGCAGTACCTTAAAATGGCCATCTCAGGTAAACAAGAAGATTTTACCACTGGAAGCATTCGTAAGGCGATCTTTATGCTCTCCATCCCTATGATTTTAGAAATGTTGATGGAATCGACATTTGCTTTGGTCGATATCATTTTTGTTTCTCGAATTTCAGTCAATGCTGTAGCTACAGTTGGGCTCACGGAATCCGTAATCACCCTACTCTATGCCGTTGCTATTGGGTTAAGTATGGCCGCTACGGCCGTAGTAGCTCGTAGAATCGGAGAAAAGGACAAAGAAGGTGCTGCAAAAGCATCAGTTCAAGCCATATTTTTAGGGGCACTAGTCGCTATAATTCTCGGAATCCTTGGGATAATTTACCCCAAAGAAATACTAGGTCTTATGGGTGGCGAAGCCGCTTTAATTGAAGAGGGCTATGGTTACACAAGGATTTTACTCGGTGGTAACATCACCATTATGATGCTCTTTTTGATCAACGCCATATTTCGTGGTGCGGGAGACGCTTCTGTGGCCATGTGGATGCTTGTTATATCAAACGGACTCAACATTATCCTTGACCCAATTTTTATCTTCGGACTCGGCCCTATTCCCGCTTATGGCGTGGAAGGCGCTGCCATCGCCACTACTATCGGTCGTGGTGTAGCGGTAACAGGTCAGTTTATGATCCTCTTCTTTGGTTGGGGTAGAATAAAAATTGGCGTAAGAGACTTTGTCTTGAATTTAGCCGTCATGTGGAATTTGATCAAAGTATCGCTTGGTGGTATTGGTCAATTCTTAATCGGTACATCTAGCTGGGTTTTCTTAATGAGGATTATGTCTGAATTCGGAAGCGATGTGTTGGCTGGTTACACCATTTCTATCCGTGTTATGATGTTCACCTTAATGCCAGCATGGGGTATGAGCAATGCCGCTGCGACATTAGTCGGACAAAATTTAGGCGCTAAGAAGCCCGATCGTGCTGAAGTTTCGGTCTGGAAAACAGGAAAATACAATGCGATCTTTATGGTGATTATTTCCTTGTTCTACCTATTCTTTGCCGAGTATATCATAGGATTGTTTAGCGATGTAGAAGAAGTAGTACAGAATGGTGCTTTGAGTTTACAAATCATAGCTGCTGGCTATGTATTTTATGCTTATGGTATGGTAGTGACCCAGTCTTTTAATGGTGCTGGAGATACGAAAACACCTACAGTCATTAACTTCTTCTGCTTTTGGGTATTCCAATTACCGTTTGCCTATTTAGCAGCGATAACACTAGATTGGGGACCAATTGGAGTCTTCACGGCGATTACCTTAGCCGAAATACTGATCGCTACTGTATCGATTATTCTATTTAAAAAGGGTAAATGGAAGACCATTCAGGTCTAA
- a CDS encoding SIR2 family NAD-dependent protein deacylase: protein MKKLVVLTGAGISAESGIKTFRDADGLWEGHDVMEVASPNGWFKNPGLVLEFYNQRRKQALSAKPNAAHFALAELQSMFDVQIITQNVDNLHEKAGSRNVHHLHGQLFQSRSTIDEELIYNMDDWPLNLGDLCEKGSQLRPNIVWFGEAVPMMELAIEITTQADIFLVVGTSLQVYPAAGLIDYAPDDSKKFLIDPKKPILPLSSQVHFIQKNATTGMQEFKELVLG, encoded by the coding sequence ATGAAAAAACTAGTAGTACTTACTGGAGCAGGAATCAGTGCTGAAAGTGGCATCAAGACATTTCGCGATGCGGATGGGCTCTGGGAAGGTCACGATGTTATGGAAGTTGCATCGCCAAACGGGTGGTTCAAAAACCCTGGTTTGGTACTCGAGTTTTACAATCAACGCCGAAAACAAGCACTAAGTGCCAAACCTAATGCCGCACATTTTGCCCTTGCAGAACTACAATCCATGTTTGATGTACAAATCATAACGCAAAATGTAGATAACCTACATGAGAAAGCAGGTAGTCGAAATGTTCATCATTTACATGGCCAACTTTTCCAGTCTCGTAGCACAATTGATGAAGAACTAATATACAATATGGACGACTGGCCGCTAAACTTAGGAGACCTTTGCGAAAAGGGAAGTCAATTGCGACCTAACATCGTTTGGTTTGGCGAAGCGGTGCCAATGATGGAGCTTGCAATTGAAATAACTACCCAGGCCGATATTTTTTTAGTCGTTGGAACATCACTTCAAGTGTACCCCGCTGCTGGCTTGATTGACTATGCTCCAGATGATAGTAAAAAGTTCCTAATTGACCCAAAAAAACCGATTTTACCCCTTTCAAGTCAAGTTCATTTTATCCAGAAAAATGCCACCACAGGCATGCAAGAATTCAAAGAATTAGTGCTCGGCTAA
- a CDS encoding T9SS type B sorting domain-containing protein — MAKKSKNTLSAFAKMALCILWFSAFSCLAQTGTTEGREFYVGFLINGAAANPNINQVIISSKVATQGRAEIVGTSYSTFFTISANGSQRIDIPDEFEAEGTSENERVAIRIRTNDPVTVYAFNEDVATSDGTLVLPVNSLGENYMVQAYDNDQFLPGFTQNEIGIVATTDSTIYEINPSADLVDGDGNVIHQKNVAFRDTLFLGEQIIFFSDDNLSGTTVDVVNNDPNVFCKPIAVFSGHVSSLVDDCQSADHLYHQLYPTGDWGTAYAVIPFATRSGGDVVQILAAENNTRITTTTNGSRILDRGERWVFLASQATFISADKKISVLHLSRGKACDAADRGNNVADPFMIVLSPVNQIARDIQFQIVTSDRTRNYFVNLVTETSNLNVQYDGVDISSQFEPIPGRPEFSHATIETNQGPRRLTSSTGVVAHVYGFGDSESFGYAAGGNLGDFVVEIIDEQLNVVNETVCEASEIALKVTSDIPILKDTYTSFRWEISDGTVLFGDEVTHHFAEAGEFTIDMIASKETSQCSNLIVSRTVNVIPDGIDGILGPVSICPSAQDIVFQADGTLPGYTYEWFVDGGTIDGLSFGNQIVVDWNVTDANPRVQVIARSPNGCLSDTVTYDVSLNETLEPLEPFGPSQLCSDDVREVRYWTPKSTGSSYTWEAIGGAIVDGQGTNEVRVTWSSLGQHTLRFYETTTVNSQCDGVSEDLIVTVLQPISFTSIETPVSCFGDSDGEIQISITGGLAPYNLVWDHGSTGTRLNGLAAGTYNFTITDALNCVLAESVTVTSPSLLQATVTPIPAVCNGARGRAIANVSGGTGPFEFNWSNGVSSSSNEIDGLPEGNYSVQILDANDCETIVNFIIDEPSELMATFEEKQACPGVSDGMLSISVTGGTAPYMYHWEMRPPSTQNTLDLLGAGNYQVSIIDANGCDLTISAQVTNIRPLVRFPTAFSPNDDGINDTFGAVFNCTIDFNLVVYNQWGVVIYRTQDINGQWDGKYEGEKVPPGTYSYVAEYNAEFNGNPFSEKVRGRISVIF; from the coding sequence ATGGCTAAGAAATCGAAAAATACTTTGAGTGCATTTGCTAAGATGGCCTTATGCATTTTATGGTTCTCAGCATTTTCGTGTTTGGCCCAAACTGGTACTACAGAAGGGAGAGAGTTTTACGTTGGCTTTTTGATCAATGGAGCAGCGGCCAATCCAAATATCAATCAAGTCATTATAAGTAGTAAAGTCGCCACCCAAGGTCGGGCTGAGATAGTGGGCACGAGCTATTCTACTTTTTTCACGATATCGGCAAATGGCAGTCAAAGGATAGATATTCCAGATGAGTTTGAGGCTGAAGGCACTTCTGAAAATGAACGTGTGGCTATAAGAATAAGAACAAACGATCCTGTGACTGTCTATGCCTTTAATGAGGACGTCGCTACTTCAGATGGTACTTTGGTTTTACCAGTAAATTCGTTGGGTGAGAATTATATGGTGCAGGCCTATGATAATGATCAATTTCTACCCGGTTTTACACAAAACGAAATAGGGATAGTTGCGACAACAGATAGCACCATTTACGAAATTAATCCAAGTGCTGATCTAGTTGATGGTGATGGAAATGTGATTCACCAAAAAAACGTAGCTTTTCGAGACACACTTTTTTTAGGGGAACAAATCATCTTTTTCTCAGATGACAACTTATCTGGAACCACGGTGGATGTGGTAAATAATGATCCGAATGTGTTTTGTAAACCGATTGCTGTTTTTTCTGGTCATGTAAGCTCCTTGGTTGACGATTGTCAATCTGCAGATCATCTTTATCATCAACTTTACCCGACTGGTGATTGGGGAACTGCGTACGCTGTTATCCCTTTTGCCACACGTTCGGGTGGTGATGTAGTTCAAATATTGGCTGCTGAAAATAATACAAGGATTACGACAACAACCAACGGAAGTAGGATACTTGACCGCGGGGAAAGATGGGTGTTTTTGGCATCTCAGGCTACTTTCATATCAGCTGATAAGAAGATTTCAGTGCTACATTTAAGTAGGGGAAAAGCTTGTGATGCTGCTGATCGGGGAAATAATGTTGCAGATCCTTTTATGATTGTCTTAAGTCCGGTCAATCAAATTGCCAGAGATATTCAATTTCAGATTGTAACAAGCGATCGGACGCGCAATTATTTTGTTAATCTGGTTACAGAAACATCCAACCTAAATGTGCAATACGACGGGGTTGATATTTCGAGTCAATTTGAGCCGATTCCTGGTAGACCAGAATTTTCGCACGCTACGATTGAGACAAATCAAGGGCCGCGTAGGTTGACTAGCAGTACTGGTGTGGTGGCACATGTATATGGCTTCGGTGATTCGGAGTCGTTTGGCTACGCCGCAGGCGGCAACTTGGGAGATTTTGTAGTAGAGATAATTGACGAACAGCTAAATGTGGTCAATGAAACAGTTTGCGAGGCCTCGGAAATCGCATTAAAGGTGACATCGGATATACCAATCTTGAAAGATACATATACTAGTTTTCGGTGGGAGATAAGCGATGGTACAGTATTGTTCGGTGATGAAGTAACGCACCACTTTGCTGAGGCTGGGGAATTTACAATCGACATGATTGCCTCAAAGGAGACTAGCCAATGTAGTAACCTAATTGTAAGTAGAACTGTCAATGTGATACCCGACGGCATTGATGGAATTTTGGGGCCTGTTTCCATTTGCCCTAGTGCTCAAGATATCGTTTTTCAGGCTGATGGTACGCTGCCTGGTTACACCTATGAATGGTTTGTAGATGGTGGGACAATTGATGGTTTAAGCTTTGGTAATCAGATTGTTGTAGATTGGAATGTTACCGATGCAAATCCTAGAGTTCAAGTGATTGCGCGATCGCCGAATGGCTGTTTGAGCGATACCGTCACTTATGATGTATCATTGAATGAAACGTTGGAACCACTGGAACCTTTTGGTCCTAGTCAATTATGCTCAGACGACGTTAGAGAGGTGCGGTATTGGACACCAAAGTCTACTGGTTCCAGTTACACTTGGGAAGCGATCGGAGGGGCGATTGTAGATGGCCAAGGGACAAATGAAGTTCGCGTGACGTGGAGTTCACTTGGTCAACATACTTTACGTTTTTATGAAACCACCACGGTAAATTCCCAGTGTGACGGTGTTTCGGAAGATTTGATCGTCACCGTACTTCAACCGATATCATTCACATCCATTGAGACCCCCGTGAGTTGTTTTGGCGATTCTGATGGCGAAATTCAGATAAGTATCACTGGAGGTTTAGCACCATACAATTTAGTTTGGGACCATGGATCGACAGGTACAAGGCTAAATGGTCTTGCTGCGGGTACTTACAACTTCACAATTACAGATGCCCTTAATTGCGTTTTGGCAGAGTCTGTCACAGTTACCTCACCATCCTTATTACAAGCTACAGTTACACCAATACCTGCCGTTTGCAATGGTGCCAGAGGGCGAGCAATTGCCAATGTATCAGGAGGCACTGGACCATTTGAGTTTAATTGGAGTAATGGTGTTTCTTCCAGTTCTAATGAAATTGACGGATTGCCTGAAGGGAATTATTCGGTTCAGATATTAGATGCCAACGACTGTGAAACCATCGTGAACTTTATAATTGATGAACCGAGCGAATTGATGGCTACCTTCGAGGAAAAACAGGCCTGTCCCGGTGTTTCAGATGGTATGCTCAGCATAAGCGTTACTGGTGGCACAGCACCTTATATGTATCACTGGGAAATGAGGCCGCCCTCTACGCAGAATACCTTGGACCTACTTGGCGCAGGAAACTACCAAGTGAGCATAATAGATGCTAATGGGTGTGATTTGACCATTTCGGCTCAAGTAACAAATATTCGACCCTTGGTGCGTTTTCCGACCGCTTTTTCTCCCAACGACGATGGAATCAATGACACTTTTGGTGCTGTTTTTAACTGTACCATCGATTTTAATTTGGTCGTTTATAATCAATGGGGAGTAGTGATTTATCGTACTCAGGATATTAATGGACAATGGGATGGGAAATACGAAGGAGAAAAGGTGCCGCCTGGAACCTATTCATACGTAGCGGAATATAATGCAGAATTTAATGGTAACCCCTTTTCTGAAAAGGTGAGGGGTAGAATAAGTGTAATTTTCTAA
- a CDS encoding HD domain-containing protein, translating to MTRTEAREILHSMTKGESLLRHARTVELVMEAYGKHFNEDSDVWANTGLLHDADYEAYPEKHPNVIVEMLKEKGEEKMAHAISAHYTKWGVSYDTRLDKALLACDELTGFIVACCQVRPDGINGLTPKSVKKKLKSKGFAAKVERDEIQAGIDLLGVDQTEHIQFIIDVLAANKEELNIA from the coding sequence ATGACCAGAACAGAAGCGAGAGAAATACTTCATTCCATGACTAAAGGCGAGAGTTTACTTCGGCACGCTCGCACGGTAGAATTAGTTATGGAAGCTTATGGAAAGCATTTTAATGAAGACTCCGACGTATGGGCCAATACCGGTCTGTTACATGATGCGGATTATGAAGCTTACCCTGAAAAGCACCCAAACGTAATCGTGGAGATGCTGAAGGAAAAGGGAGAAGAAAAAATGGCGCATGCTATCTCTGCACATTATACTAAGTGGGGTGTTTCGTATGACACACGCTTGGACAAAGCCCTGCTAGCTTGTGATGAATTAACTGGTTTTATCGTGGCTTGTTGCCAAGTTCGGCCAGATGGCATCAACGGCTTGACCCCTAAATCGGTAAAGAAAAAACTAAAGTCGAAAGGTTTCGCGGCGAAAGTGGAGCGCGACGAGATTCAGGCTGGTATTGATTTATTGGGCGTGGATCAAACTGAGCATATTCAGTTTATCATTGATGTATTGGCGGCCAATAAGGAGGAATTAAATATCGCCTGA
- a CDS encoding alpha/beta hydrolase, with the protein MKRIVIICLLTFGAFSYGKAQNYKEEEVLLDVENGSLGGVVTYPETRKKTPVVLIIQGSGPTDKDGNSAVVPGKNNSLKMLAEALADAGIASLRFDKRGMGLSQSAALPEADLTFDTFVEDAKTWLNSLLNNKKFTKVGVIGHSQGSLIGMLICRDADVSAFASLAGPSQNISETIMNQIKANPNNPESIIKEAESIMSSIRKGEKVDDVPTYFASLFRPSIQPFMRAWMKYDPQSTFQKLTIPSIVVNGTRDIQVTMDDAARLYKANPKSKQYIIDGMNHVLKNAPADRQQNLATYGDPTLPLNPDFKMLVVNFFQESLKN; encoded by the coding sequence ATGAAAAGAATTGTAATTATCTGCCTGCTAACTTTTGGTGCCTTTTCCTATGGCAAAGCCCAAAATTATAAAGAAGAGGAAGTCCTTTTAGATGTCGAAAATGGATCGCTAGGTGGTGTTGTCACCTACCCCGAAACCCGAAAAAAGACGCCAGTTGTCTTAATTATTCAAGGCTCCGGCCCCACCGATAAAGACGGAAACTCTGCCGTAGTACCTGGCAAAAACAACTCCTTGAAAATGTTGGCTGAAGCATTGGCAGATGCTGGGATTGCTAGTTTAAGATTTGATAAAAGAGGAATGGGACTAAGTCAATCGGCTGCCCTTCCGGAAGCCGATCTCACCTTTGACACCTTTGTGGAAGATGCCAAGACTTGGCTAAACTCTCTATTGAATAATAAGAAGTTTACTAAAGTTGGTGTCATAGGCCACAGCCAAGGCTCTTTAATTGGTATGCTTATTTGTAGAGACGCAGATGTTTCCGCGTTTGCATCACTGGCAGGGCCGTCTCAAAACATTTCTGAGACCATAATGAACCAGATCAAAGCGAATCCTAACAACCCTGAAAGTATCATAAAAGAGGCAGAGAGTATTATGAGTTCTATTCGAAAAGGGGAAAAAGTGGATGATGTCCCTACTTATTTCGCAAGCCTTTTCCGTCCGAGTATTCAGCCATTTATGAGGGCATGGATGAAGTATGATCCGCAATCGACCTTTCAGAAACTGACTATTCCTTCTATCGTGGTTAATGGAACAAGAGATATTCAAGTGACTATGGACGACGCTGCGAGACTGTACAAAGCCAACCCCAAATCTAAGCAGTATATTATAGATGGCATGAACCACGTACTTAAAAACGCACCGGCCGATAGACAACAAAATTTGGCCACCTATGGCGATCCAACTTTACCCTTGAATCCTGATTTTAAGATGTTAGTAGTGAATTTCTTCCAAGAAAGCCTCAAGAATTAA